The Listeria sp. PSOL-1 genome includes a region encoding these proteins:
- a CDS encoding type 1 glutamine amidotransferase domain-containing protein gives MSKKIAAVLTDLFEDVEYTSPAQAFKEAGHEVITIEKEAGKQVTGKHEKTKVTINKSIDDVSADDFDALFIPGGFSPDQLRADERFVKFVSAFIEAGKPIFAICHGPQLFIQTGKLKGRTVTGFTSIRPDLANAGATVKDEEVVVDDQIVTSRTPDDLPAFNREALKLL, from the coding sequence ATGAGTAAAAAGATAGCTGCTGTACTAACTGATTTGTTTGAAGATGTAGAATATACAAGCCCAGCTCAAGCATTTAAAGAGGCAGGACATGAAGTCATTACAATTGAAAAAGAAGCAGGAAAACAAGTAACTGGCAAACATGAAAAAACAAAAGTCACAATTAATAAGAGTATCGATGATGTTTCAGCAGATGATTTCGATGCACTTTTCATTCCTGGTGGTTTTTCACCTGACCAATTGCGAGCTGATGAACGCTTTGTGAAATTTGTTAGTGCTTTTATCGAAGCAGGAAAACCTATTTTTGCAATTTGTCACGGGCCGCAATTATTTATCCAAACAGGTAAATTAAAAGGCCGCACAGTAACAGGATTTACCTCTATTCGCCCTGATTTGGCTAATGCAGGAGCTACTGTTAAAGATGAGGAAGTTGTTGTTGATGACCAAATTGTGACAAGTCGTACCCCGGACGATTTACCTGCATTTAATCGCGAAGCATTGAAGCTGTTGTGA
- a CDS encoding Crp/Fnr family transcriptional regulator codes for MPFDVINYFLYAAEDPKIDEVTKKTFSKKESFYFFDTENSTLGLLLTGSVIVEMKIFSGQWTANNIINEGGIFGIENIATNLNLRRTSEYRVTGLEQGAYLEIDKEYLLLNMVQEPIQNYVLDKLIDTLMDINSLHQYTQMSLHSKIIKELALLAGDLNLELINSFIIFPEFVNITFLAKYLNSSRASILLELKNLQNTGTLVSKKPLIINIQKAHSQQFLKNYYYKSDL; via the coding sequence GTGCCATTCGATGTAATTAATTACTTTTTATACGCTGCAGAAGATCCAAAAATTGATGAAGTAACTAAAAAGACTTTTTCTAAAAAAGAGAGTTTTTATTTTTTCGACACAGAAAATAGCACTCTTGGTTTACTTCTAACGGGAAGCGTCATCGTGGAAATGAAAATATTTTCTGGCCAATGGACAGCAAATAACATTATTAACGAAGGAGGAATATTTGGGATAGAAAATATTGCTACAAATCTCAATTTAAGGAGAACCTCTGAGTACAGAGTAACCGGATTAGAGCAAGGGGCATATTTAGAAATTGATAAAGAATATTTACTTTTAAACATGGTTCAAGAACCTATCCAAAACTATGTACTCGATAAATTGATTGATACCTTAATGGATATTAATTCCCTTCATCAATACACACAAATGAGTTTGCACAGTAAGATCATTAAAGAATTAGCACTACTTGCTGGTGATTTAAATTTAGAGCTGATTAATTCTTTTATTATATTTCCAGAATTTGTTAACATAACTTTCCTTGCAAAATATTTAAACTCAAGCCGTGCTAGTATATTGCTAGAATTGAAAAATTTACAGAATACAGGGACTCTTGTTTCCAAAAAACCATTAATCATCAATATCCAGAAAGCGCATTCGCAGCAATTTTTAAAAAATTATTATTACAAAAGTGATCTCTAA
- a CDS encoding MBL fold metallo-hydrolase codes for MFANKALTKSDTDQIQFSILASGSSGNATLVETGNQKILIDCGLSGKKMEGLFAQIGRNLSDLDAILITHEHSDHIKGLGVLARKYQLPIYANHKTWQAMDNIIGEISTEQKFDFEIETVKAFGNLQVESFGVSHDAVEPMFYIFHNGHKKFVMITDTGYVSERMKGQIKNADAYLFESNYNIEMLRTGRYPWNVKRRILGDEGHLSNEDAGFAMSEVIGDKTKRIYLGHLSKDNNMKDLARMSVTQTLAGEGIIVGEQVELFDTDPEIATNLFAI; via the coding sequence ATGTTTGCAAATAAAGCGTTAACAAAAAGTGATACTGATCAAATACAGTTTAGTATATTAGCAAGTGGTAGCTCTGGGAATGCAACGCTTGTTGAAACCGGCAACCAAAAAATTCTGATTGACTGCGGCCTAAGCGGAAAAAAAATGGAAGGCTTATTTGCGCAAATTGGTCGAAACCTTAGTGATCTTGATGCTATTTTAATTACACATGAGCACTCTGATCATATTAAAGGTTTAGGCGTGTTAGCTCGTAAATATCAACTGCCAATTTATGCAAATCACAAAACTTGGCAAGCAATGGATAATATCATTGGCGAAATTTCAACAGAACAAAAATTTGATTTTGAAATAGAAACCGTAAAAGCATTTGGCAATCTTCAAGTAGAATCATTTGGTGTATCGCATGATGCTGTAGAACCAATGTTTTACATATTTCATAATGGGCATAAAAAGTTTGTCATGATTACAGATACTGGTTACGTAAGCGAGCGGATGAAAGGGCAGATTAAAAATGCGGATGCCTATTTGTTTGAAAGCAACTATAATATTGAAATGTTGCGCACGGGACGTTATCCATGGAATGTTAAACGACGTATTTTAGGTGATGAGGGCCATCTATCAAATGAAGATGCTGGTTTTGCAATGAGTGAAGTAATTGGTGATAAAACAAAACGCATTTACCTGGGGCACTTAAGTAAAGACAATAATATGAAAGATCTAGCACGTATGAGTGTAACACAGACGCTTGCAGGCGAAGGGATCATTGTCGGAGAACAAGTTGAGCTATTTGATACAGATCCAGAAATTGCAACGAATTTATTTGCCATTTAA
- a CDS encoding two-component system regulatory protein YycI, with protein sequence MDWRKAEIIFIITFLVLDIFLAIMVFNEQLTNDPDKLSKDTLQDHLKSDNIKYPEGLSNGKQTGEVFTAIQTTFDDKKIPSQDNQKITLSTDRQTLLSVLTSPIKVEKKGEQKELNKFIESSVFHGDEYRFWRYDKKHSEIIYNQVIKDQPVFFDSRGQIKLKLNKNNEVISYRQTFLEEQDNLETKKNLVSSLEALESVYQHGDLKSDSEVKRSYFGYYTTVQLSSGDVYFPVWCFEVNYKKTTNYYLVNAKDGQVINKNLQE encoded by the coding sequence ATGGATTGGCGAAAAGCGGAGATTATCTTTATTATTACATTCTTGGTTTTAGATATTTTCCTGGCTATTATGGTTTTTAATGAGCAACTAACCAATGATCCAGATAAATTGTCTAAAGATACACTTCAAGATCATTTAAAATCAGATAATATCAAATATCCAGAAGGACTATCCAATGGGAAGCAAACAGGCGAGGTTTTTACAGCTATTCAAACAACTTTCGATGATAAGAAAATCCCATCACAAGATAATCAAAAAATAACGTTAAGTACAGATAGGCAGACGTTACTTTCTGTTTTGACAAGTCCGATCAAAGTTGAGAAAAAAGGAGAACAAAAAGAGTTAAATAAGTTTATTGAATCAAGTGTTTTCCATGGCGATGAATACAGGTTCTGGCGTTACGATAAGAAGCATAGTGAAATCATCTATAATCAAGTCATTAAAGACCAACCAGTATTTTTCGACAGCAGAGGACAAATTAAATTAAAATTAAATAAAAATAATGAAGTGATTTCTTACCGTCAAACCTTCCTTGAAGAACAAGATAACCTTGAAACAAAGAAGAATTTAGTCTCATCACTTGAGGCGCTTGAATCGGTCTATCAGCATGGAGATTTAAAATCGGATAGTGAGGTAAAACGCAGCTATTTTGGCTATTATACAACCGTCCAATTATCAAGTGGTGATGTTTATTTCCCTGTTTGGTGCTTTGAAGTTAACTATAAAAAGACAACCAATTATTATTTAGTCAATGCTAAAGACGGACAAGTTATCAATAAGAACTTGCAAGAATAA
- a CDS encoding trypsin-like peptidase domain-containing protein: MSNENNEFESNEKPNQLNSEPKKSYTGQQIDAMHEAADSNQTAPIAEGVTPAGEPFMGATAEQAKASATNAFFDQAANKQPEETHTSGNDIPPIPPTRSSGNGGIPPKKPNRNKNFLGYFLTGILGVIVGALIVFLAVGNLNNGNANGVVGNNNSITPTKTTKVSYDNTTDTTKALGKVQSAVVSVLNYQQSDSLNNDPFGSGGESPSNKSSEKQASSGSGVVYKKANGKAYVVTNNHVVSGANKLEVTFSNGKKSTAKLVGTDQWNDLAVLEISDKNVTKVAEFGNSDTLKVGEKAIAIGSPLGTEFSGSVTEGIISGLNRAVPVDVNGDGTNDWEAEVIQTDAAINPGNSGGALVNLEGQVIGINSMKIATSNVEGIGFSIPINSVEPIIQQLEQKGEVERPALGVTLRDVDTIPDAQQHDTLKLPEKVNYGALVQTVSNNSSASKAGLKQYDVIVEMNGKKVNNSMSLRKVLYSSGLKIGDKVDIKYYRDGKLKTTTLTLEKAQTVQQ, from the coding sequence ATGAGTAACGAAAATAATGAGTTTGAGTCAAATGAAAAGCCAAATCAGTTGAATTCTGAGCCAAAAAAGAGTTATACAGGGCAACAAATTGACGCTATGCATGAGGCGGCGGACAGCAATCAAACAGCACCAATTGCTGAAGGAGTAACGCCAGCAGGAGAACCATTTATGGGAGCAACAGCAGAACAGGCCAAAGCAAGTGCAACAAATGCTTTTTTCGATCAAGCAGCAAATAAACAACCAGAAGAAACACATACTAGTGGTAATGATATACCGCCAATTCCACCAACACGTTCAAGCGGTAATGGGGGAATTCCACCAAAGAAACCAAACCGCAATAAAAATTTCCTTGGCTACTTTTTAACTGGAATTTTAGGAGTTATTGTTGGTGCACTTATTGTCTTTTTAGCCGTAGGAAATTTAAATAATGGGAACGCAAATGGTGTTGTTGGTAACAATAATTCAATAACACCAACAAAAACAACAAAAGTAAGTTATGATAATACAACAGATACAACCAAGGCACTTGGTAAGGTCCAAAGCGCTGTAGTCAGCGTATTAAACTATCAGCAATCAGATTCACTTAATAATGATCCTTTTGGTAGTGGCGGAGAGTCTCCTTCGAATAAGTCTTCTGAAAAACAAGCCTCATCTGGATCCGGCGTCGTCTATAAAAAAGCAAACGGAAAAGCTTATGTTGTAACAAATAATCATGTTGTCAGCGGAGCAAACAAATTAGAAGTTACTTTTTCAAATGGGAAAAAATCAACAGCTAAGTTAGTCGGAACGGATCAATGGAATGATTTAGCTGTGCTTGAAATTAGCGATAAGAATGTAACAAAAGTAGCTGAATTTGGCAACTCAGACACACTTAAAGTTGGCGAAAAGGCAATTGCGATCGGAAGTCCACTTGGCACTGAATTTTCTGGATCAGTGACAGAAGGAATTATTTCAGGTTTAAATCGTGCTGTTCCAGTAGATGTGAATGGCGATGGAACGAACGATTGGGAAGCAGAAGTTATCCAAACGGACGCTGCAATTAACCCAGGGAATAGCGGCGGTGCTTTAGTTAACCTAGAAGGCCAAGTTATTGGTATTAACTCAATGAAAATTGCGACAAGCAACGTTGAAGGAATTGGTTTTTCGATTCCGATTAACTCGGTTGAGCCAATCATTCAACAATTAGAACAAAAAGGTGAAGTCGAACGCCCAGCACTTGGCGTAACTTTACGTGATGTCGATACGATCCCTGATGCACAACAACATGATACTTTGAAATTACCGGAAAAAGTAAATTATGGTGCATTAGTTCAAACCGTGTCAAACAACTCTTCCGCATCAAAAGCAGGCTTAAAACAATATGATGTTATTGTTGAAATGAATGGTAAGAAAGTGAACAATTCAATGTCGTTACGTAAAGTGCTTTATAGCAGCGGCCTAAAGATTGGCGATAAAGTAGACATTAAATATTATCGCGACGGTAAGCTAAAAACCACAACCCTTACATTAGAAAAAGCACAGACAGTTCAGCAATAA
- a CDS encoding PTS transporter subunit EIIC: protein MSKETEIGKGIFENVGGIENISRIAHCMTRVRLGIRDNSKVNSEGLKKVPGVLGVVEDETLQIIVGPGIVNKVADFMARTAGVKIGETISENLDQDLGKSGKELVEEKAAATKASLKAKQNNSSSFKRLLRSISNIFIPLIPGFVGAGLIAGIAALLANNITAGNLNPAIWNQYVDILIVINKGIFAFLSIYVGINTANEFGGTPVLGGGVAGITMISGLAEGHTITNIFTGQPILAGQGGIIGVLLAVWLMCLLEKNLRKVIPNAIDIIVTPTLVLLIIGLVTIFLIMPFAGLISEGLVSVINWTINVGGIFAGFILGTLFLPMVMLGLHQILIPIHVEMINQTGSTLLLPILAMAGGGQVGAAIALWIRCRKNKPLINMIKGGLPVGILGIGEPLIYGVTIPLGRPFITACIGGGVGGAVIGAFGNVGAIAIGPSGAALIPLIANHMWLAYIFGLLAAYLGGFILTYFFGTPKDATKAIEE, encoded by the coding sequence ATGTCAAAAGAAACAGAGATTGGTAAAGGTATTTTTGAAAATGTTGGAGGTATTGAAAATATTTCTCGTATCGCTCATTGTATGACTCGCGTTCGTCTCGGGATTCGCGATAACTCCAAAGTAAATAGTGAAGGCTTAAAAAAAGTCCCTGGTGTCCTTGGTGTCGTTGAAGATGAAACTTTGCAAATTATTGTCGGTCCTGGAATCGTAAATAAAGTAGCCGATTTTATGGCTAGAACAGCTGGTGTGAAAATTGGTGAAACAATTTCTGAAAACCTTGATCAAGATTTAGGCAAAAGCGGCAAAGAACTTGTTGAGGAAAAAGCAGCAGCAACAAAAGCTAGTCTAAAAGCAAAACAAAATAATTCTTCTTCCTTTAAACGTTTACTTCGCTCGATTTCTAATATTTTTATACCATTAATTCCTGGATTTGTTGGTGCCGGATTAATTGCTGGTATTGCAGCGCTTTTGGCTAACAATATTACGGCTGGAAACCTAAACCCAGCCATTTGGAATCAATACGTTGATATTTTAATAGTTATCAATAAAGGAATTTTCGCTTTTCTCTCCATTTACGTTGGGATTAATACAGCCAATGAATTCGGTGGGACACCTGTTCTTGGTGGTGGCGTAGCTGGAATCACAATGATATCTGGCCTAGCGGAAGGTCACACAATTACTAACATTTTTACAGGACAACCTATTTTAGCTGGCCAAGGTGGTATTATTGGAGTTCTGCTAGCAGTTTGGCTAATGTGTTTACTTGAAAAAAATCTGCGCAAAGTTATCCCAAATGCAATTGATATTATCGTTACCCCAACGCTTGTACTACTCATCATTGGTTTAGTTACAATTTTCCTTATTATGCCGTTTGCTGGATTAATTTCAGAAGGGCTCGTTTCTGTTATTAATTGGACCATTAATGTTGGTGGCATTTTTGCTGGCTTTATTTTAGGGACATTATTTTTGCCGATGGTCATGCTTGGTTTACATCAAATCTTAATCCCAATTCATGTTGAAATGATCAATCAAACTGGCTCAACATTACTTCTACCAATTCTAGCGATGGCTGGTGGTGGACAAGTCGGAGCCGCAATCGCCTTATGGATTCGTTGTCGTAAAAATAAACCGCTTATTAATATGATTAAAGGCGGTCTTCCCGTGGGTATTCTCGGGATTGGTGAACCATTAATTTACGGTGTTACCATTCCACTTGGGCGTCCGTTTATCACAGCTTGTATCGGTGGTGGGGTTGGCGGTGCAGTTATTGGTGCCTTTGGTAACGTTGGTGCAATCGCCATCGGTCCTTCTGGTGCAGCTCTTATTCCACTTATTGCTAATCATATGTGGCTAGCCTATATCTTTGGACTCTTAGCCGCTTATCTTGGTGGCTTCATTCTGACTTACTTCTTTGGTACACCAAAAGATGCTACAAAAGCAATTGAAGAATAA
- a CDS encoding binary toxin-like calcium binding domain-containing protein, whose protein sequence is MKPITISKWIIATALLAQTSVLPVNAFAEKKDTSKPITATNEKAQKKNLIGYYFKDREFKDPISIKTTVSSAKLLGKEKDKNIHSTRWVGKIKAPKTGSYTFSTTDDSHIIIKVDNKTILNQAKDKTTIQLNKDQSYEFQMEYRNPKELTEDLKLSWSIDGAKSEIIPDTNILSPDFSKNKKSASEQPLLPQSNLFDNKVSDLKDTDKDGIPNEWEEAGYTFKDYEITKWEDSFLELGYKKYISNPYKARTVADPYTDFEKVSRLMPEATKVEARDPLVAAYPAVGVGMEKLLFSKNENVSEGASGTLSKSVTDTSTTAEGTEVATEAGGTLSPFVWGTFKVSGKYTHSWTNTTATQSGESESWSSQLGLNTAESAYLNANVRYYNAGTAPIYELRPTSNFVFKNSGTSLTTITAGPNQIGNSLAPGATYPARDLAPISLDKANESGTVKIPVNKQQLDSIQDHSAKLNIETTQNKGQYGILNDMGGLVTDASKQWDPVRTNIESVSGSITLYPDASKNALERRVAARDSKDPEDKTPEITIGEAIKRAFNAEEKDGRLFYTTPEGKEVCIDESLVNLIGDEKTQQDLEKQMESLTDKQVYKAKWKKGMNLTLTIPTDYYDFENSKGTDWNATSPTSNSYTGNYAGKISSTGNGSANEPLNLKPFTNYTVRAFVYVKAKDTAKSNDITLYADSDTSGNGKGARQNATVKGNQWQVMEFTFNTGGTPQNYKNLGLKSKVNQGASDQEVYFDDISVTPWQEVGGENILPNGNFDEGLAYWTAPGFQVKDGYLTGFGAIFSKNVPAKPNTRYKVELDLRNGDPSVTVGNGSINYFWEFPTGTNTWQTFSYEFTTDNSGKNIFLSMSGEFDLDNVKIKEVLF, encoded by the coding sequence ATGAAACCGATTACGATTTCTAAGTGGATTATTGCAACTGCTTTATTAGCGCAAACTAGTGTATTGCCTGTAAACGCTTTTGCTGAAAAAAAGGATACCTCTAAACCAATAACAGCTACCAATGAAAAAGCTCAAAAGAAAAACCTAATAGGCTACTATTTTAAGGATCGCGAATTTAAAGATCCAATTTCTATCAAAACTACCGTTTCCAGTGCTAAACTGCTAGGTAAAGAAAAAGATAAAAACATTCACTCAACGCGCTGGGTAGGTAAAATAAAAGCACCTAAAACAGGGAGTTATACTTTCTCTACTACCGATGATTCTCATATTATAATAAAAGTTGACAATAAAACGATACTTAACCAGGCGAAAGATAAAACGACGATTCAACTTAATAAAGATCAATCTTATGAATTCCAAATGGAGTACCGTAATCCAAAAGAACTTACAGAAGATTTGAAGCTATCCTGGTCGATTGATGGAGCTAAAAGTGAAATTATTCCTGACACTAATATTCTATCTCCTGATTTTTCAAAGAATAAAAAGTCGGCATCAGAACAACCATTGCTCCCTCAATCTAATTTGTTTGATAATAAAGTAAGCGACTTAAAAGATACAGATAAAGATGGCATTCCTAATGAATGGGAAGAAGCTGGCTATACCTTTAAAGATTATGAAATTACAAAATGGGAGGATTCCTTCCTTGAATTAGGCTATAAAAAATATATTTCAAACCCTTACAAAGCACGAACAGTAGCAGATCCATATACTGATTTTGAAAAAGTATCAAGACTTATGCCTGAAGCGACTAAAGTAGAGGCTAGAGATCCACTGGTTGCTGCTTACCCAGCAGTTGGGGTTGGAATGGAAAAACTCTTATTTTCTAAAAATGAAAATGTGTCAGAAGGTGCATCAGGAACTCTATCGAAAAGTGTAACAGATACAAGTACTACAGCAGAAGGAACTGAGGTTGCTACAGAAGCAGGAGGCACCCTAAGTCCTTTTGTATGGGGAACATTTAAGGTAAGTGGTAAATATACGCATAGTTGGACAAATACTACGGCTACTCAAAGTGGCGAAAGTGAATCTTGGTCAAGTCAGTTAGGATTAAACACCGCGGAATCAGCCTATTTAAATGCAAATGTTCGTTATTATAATGCAGGGACTGCTCCTATATATGAATTGCGCCCTACATCCAATTTTGTATTTAAAAATTCTGGAACTTCTCTTACAACCATAACTGCTGGTCCAAATCAAATCGGGAATAGTTTAGCACCAGGTGCAACATACCCAGCTAGAGACTTAGCACCGATATCATTAGACAAAGCAAATGAATCTGGCACAGTAAAAATTCCAGTTAACAAACAGCAGCTTGATTCCATTCAAGATCATTCTGCAAAATTAAATATAGAAACCACGCAAAACAAGGGACAATATGGTATTTTGAACGATATGGGCGGCCTAGTGACAGATGCAAGCAAACAATGGGATCCTGTCCGAACAAATATTGAGTCCGTATCAGGCTCGATAACTTTATATCCAGATGCTAGTAAAAATGCCTTGGAACGTAGAGTAGCAGCAAGAGACAGCAAAGACCCAGAAGACAAAACACCTGAAATCACTATCGGAGAAGCTATTAAACGAGCTTTTAATGCGGAAGAAAAAGATGGACGTTTGTTTTACACTACTCCTGAAGGAAAAGAAGTATGCATTGATGAATCATTAGTAAATCTTATTGGCGATGAAAAGACTCAGCAAGACCTTGAAAAACAAATGGAATCACTAACTGATAAGCAAGTGTACAAAGCCAAATGGAAAAAGGGAATGAATCTTACTTTAACTATCCCAACTGACTACTATGATTTTGAAAATTCAAAAGGGACCGATTGGAACGCTACTTCACCAACTTCAAATAGTTATACAGGTAATTATGCCGGAAAAATTTCTTCAACTGGAAATGGCTCGGCAAATGAACCTCTTAACTTAAAGCCTTTTACAAATTATACAGTGCGAGCATTTGTTTACGTCAAAGCAAAAGATACTGCTAAATCAAATGATATTACATTATATGCAGATAGCGATACAAGTGGAAACGGAAAAGGCGCACGGCAAAATGCCACAGTCAAGGGAAATCAGTGGCAAGTGATGGAGTTTACTTTCAATACAGGTGGAACTCCACAAAATTATAAAAATTTAGGGCTGAAAAGTAAAGTTAACCAAGGGGCTTCTGACCAAGAAGTATACTTTGATGACATTTCGGTCACCCCGTGGCAAGAAGTTGGTGGGGAGAACATACTTCCTAATGGGAATTTTGATGAAGGACTTGCTTATTGGACTGCTCCAGGTTTTCAAGTGAAGGATGGCTATTTAACAGGATTTGGCGCTATATTTAGTAAGAACGTGCCAGCCAAACCAAATACCAGATATAAAGTAGAATTGGATCTACGAAATGGCGATCCTAGTGTAACAGTAGGCAATGGTAGCATCAATTATTTCTGGGAATTTCCAACAGGTACCAATACATGGCAAACCTTTAGTTACGAATTTACCACCGATAATTCTGGAAAAAATATCTTTCTCTCCATGTCGGGTGAATTCGATTTAGATAATGTAAAAATTAAAGAAGTTTTATTTTAG
- the rlmH gene encoding 23S rRNA (pseudouridine(1915)-N(3))-methyltransferase RlmH: MNIQVIAVGKLKEKYLIQGINEYLKRLGSYAKVQVVEVSDEKAPEVLSTAEMKQVKNKEGERILNKISADAHVIALAINGRQKSSEEFSQNIDQLMTYGKSKVVFIIGGSLGLSEAVLARADEKISFGKMTLPHQLMRLVLMEQIYRAFRIMRGEPYHK; this comes from the coding sequence ATGAATATCCAGGTTATTGCAGTAGGAAAGTTAAAAGAAAAGTACTTAATACAAGGGATTAATGAATATTTAAAACGCCTTGGTTCTTATGCAAAGGTCCAAGTTGTTGAGGTTTCAGATGAAAAAGCTCCCGAAGTTCTAAGTACTGCTGAAATGAAGCAAGTAAAAAACAAAGAAGGTGAGCGGATTTTAAATAAAATTTCAGCGGATGCTCACGTTATTGCACTAGCCATTAATGGTAGACAGAAATCAAGCGAGGAATTTTCGCAAAATATCGACCAATTAATGACGTATGGGAAAAGTAAAGTCGTGTTTATTATAGGCGGATCGCTTGGCCTTAGTGAAGCTGTTTTAGCTCGTGCAGATGAAAAGATATCGTTCGGCAAAATGACACTACCTCACCAACTAATGCGCCTTGTTTTAATGGAGCAAATTTACCGAGCTTTTCGAATTATGCGCGGAGAACCATATCATAAGTAA
- the murQ gene encoding N-acetylmuramic acid 6-phosphate etherase, translated as MLENLSTEKQNMKTLNLDQLKTNEILQIMNEEDQKVAEAIKPVLPEIGEIVSGVINSFKQGGRLIYLGAGTSGRLGVLDAVECVPTFGVPKELVVGLIAGGEKAFVEAVEGAEDSIQLGQDDLKQINLSKKDFVIGIAASGRTPYVIGALDYASSIGAKTAAISCNQDAAISKHADTAVEVIPGPEVLTGSTRLKAGTAQKLILNMISTASMVGIGKVYRNLMVDVKPTNEKLEERAKRIIMEATEASNEEAEKAYIEADKHVKVAIVMILTGVAKEEALQKLQAANGFVRQTF; from the coding sequence ATGTTAGAAAATTTATCTACTGAAAAGCAAAATATGAAAACCCTTAACTTAGATCAACTTAAGACAAATGAAATTTTACAAATTATGAATGAGGAAGATCAAAAGGTAGCAGAGGCTATTAAACCCGTTTTACCTGAAATTGGTGAAATTGTAAGCGGTGTAATTAATAGCTTTAAACAAGGTGGTCGCCTGATTTATCTTGGTGCTGGGACAAGTGGTCGCTTAGGCGTTCTTGATGCTGTTGAATGTGTTCCAACATTTGGCGTTCCAAAAGAACTTGTTGTCGGACTTATTGCTGGTGGCGAAAAAGCATTTGTAGAGGCCGTTGAGGGTGCTGAAGATTCAATACAACTAGGACAAGACGATCTCAAGCAAATCAATCTGTCAAAAAAAGATTTTGTCATTGGAATTGCTGCTAGTGGGCGTACACCTTATGTCATCGGCGCTCTTGATTATGCTAGCTCTATCGGTGCTAAAACGGCAGCCATATCTTGTAATCAAGATGCAGCAATTTCCAAACATGCTGATACTGCTGTTGAAGTTATTCCTGGTCCAGAAGTTTTGACCGGTTCAACGCGTTTAAAAGCAGGTACCGCACAGAAGCTGATTTTAAATATGATTTCAACTGCTTCTATGGTTGGAATTGGAAAAGTATATCGCAATTTAATGGTGGATGTTAAACCCACTAATGAAAAGTTGGAAGAACGAGCTAAAAGGATTATTATGGAAGCAACAGAAGCTAGTAATGAAGAAGCAGAAAAAGCTTACATTGAAGCCGATAAACACGTCAAAGTAGCTATCGTGATGATCTTAACTGGAGTCGCTAAAGAAGAAGCCCTCCAAAAATTACAAGCCGCTAACGGTTTTGTTAGGCAAACATTTTAA